A window of the Yersinia rochesterensis genome harbors these coding sequences:
- the pepB gene encoding aminopeptidase PepB — MTTEMMQVTLSNTPADARWGEKAQLSTDAEGMTIHLTGKNELGTIQRAARKIDGQGIKQVKLAGEGWGLEQSWAFWQGFRGPKGQRSVEWAELPENEKTELKQRLKIIDWVRDTINAPAEDLGPEQLAKNAIDLLCAVSCDAVSYRITKGEDLREQGYAGIYTVGRGSDRAPVLLALDYNPTGNPDAPVMACLVGKGITFDSGGYSLKQSAFMDSMKSDMGGAATVTGALALAAARGLKERVKLYLCCADNMVSGNAFKLGDIIRYRNGKTVEIMNTDAEGRLVLADGLIDASEQNAPLIIDAATLTGAAKTALGNDYHALFSFDDELAQELLSSAQSEHEPFWRLPLAEFHRSQLPSNFAELNNVAGAAYSAGASTAAAFLSHFVKDYQQGWLHIDCSATYRKGAVDQWSAGATGLGVRTIANLLLAKAK, encoded by the coding sequence ATGACAACAGAAATGATGCAAGTAACCTTATCAAATACCCCAGCCGACGCCCGTTGGGGAGAGAAAGCCCAGTTGAGTACCGATGCCGAGGGGATGACTATCCACCTGACGGGTAAAAATGAATTGGGTACCATTCAACGCGCCGCCCGCAAAATAGATGGGCAAGGTATCAAACAGGTAAAACTGGCCGGTGAGGGCTGGGGTCTGGAGCAAAGCTGGGCATTTTGGCAAGGTTTCCGTGGGCCAAAAGGCCAGCGCAGTGTGGAATGGGCAGAACTGCCAGAGAACGAAAAAACCGAGCTAAAACAACGGCTAAAAATCATTGACTGGGTGCGCGATACCATTAATGCGCCCGCAGAAGATTTAGGGCCAGAACAATTGGCTAAAAATGCGATTGATTTGCTGTGCGCAGTATCATGCGATGCTGTCAGCTACCGCATTACCAAAGGCGAAGATCTGCGTGAACAGGGCTATGCCGGGATTTACACCGTGGGCCGTGGTTCTGATCGTGCGCCGGTGTTGCTAGCTTTGGACTATAACCCGACCGGTAACCCAGATGCGCCGGTGATGGCATGTTTGGTTGGCAAAGGAATTACTTTTGATTCAGGCGGTTACAGCCTGAAACAGAGCGCATTTATGGACTCTATGAAGTCCGATATGGGCGGTGCGGCGACAGTCACGGGCGCATTGGCATTAGCAGCAGCCCGTGGTTTGAAAGAGCGGGTGAAACTGTATTTGTGTTGTGCGGATAATATGGTTAGCGGTAATGCCTTTAAGCTGGGTGATATCATTCGCTATCGCAATGGCAAGACTGTCGAAATCATGAATACTGATGCTGAAGGGCGCTTAGTCTTGGCTGATGGTCTGATTGATGCTTCAGAGCAGAATGCACCGCTGATTATTGATGCTGCCACTTTGACCGGCGCGGCAAAAACAGCGTTGGGTAATGATTACCACGCGCTATTTAGTTTTGATGATGAATTGGCACAAGAGTTGTTGAGCAGCGCGCAAAGTGAGCATGAGCCTTTCTGGCGCTTGCCGTTAGCTGAATTCCATCGCAGCCAACTGCCATCCAACTTTGCTGAGTTGAATAATGTCGCGGGGGCAGCCTACAGTGCGGGTGCCAGCACTGCCGCCGCATTTTTGTCACATTTCGTGAAAGACTATCAGCAAGGTTGGCTGCACATTGACTGCTCCGCGACTTACCGTAAAGGTGCGGTTGATCAGTGGTCTGCCGGTGCTACAGGCCTGGGTGTTCGTACTATTGCTAACTTGCTGTTGGCGAAAGCAAAATAA
- the sseB gene encoding enhanced serine sensitivity protein SseB — translation MSLPQPPAADSHDSHHHDEDQSLESLLKLAATESIHRTAFFRTLLDATVLVLVDGSEQGDEEGEMAFTTGDGVNILHWEKQDGESVIPFFTSVEVLQQALDIAEDQQVDSEKLSVKQPFIAMPVRVLFEMTQGAHLFLNPKSEHGKEFWPQEVAMLLENGGLAQSAEMVVDKESQILLGQPEEYPAAMVDALIQLFSQRKPVRRAFLALMHDKSVDDKPNLLVGLEVDGTDDEIDQLIQEAGNVASDYAPDDGPVDFCVVNEKERGVSHYLMTHTQAFYQRRWGSWLRNIIPSTSH, via the coding sequence ATGAGTTTGCCACAACCCCCTGCTGCTGATAGCCACGATAGTCACCATCATGATGAAGACCAAAGTCTGGAGTCTTTGCTGAAACTGGCGGCGACGGAATCAATTCATCGCACCGCTTTTTTTCGCACACTGTTGGATGCCACGGTTTTGGTGCTGGTGGACGGGTCAGAGCAGGGCGATGAAGAGGGTGAGATGGCCTTTACAACAGGCGATGGGGTGAATATTCTGCATTGGGAAAAGCAGGATGGTGAATCGGTCATTCCCTTCTTTACCTCGGTAGAGGTGCTCCAGCAAGCGCTGGATATCGCCGAAGATCAACAGGTTGATAGTGAAAAACTGTCAGTAAAACAGCCTTTTATCGCCATGCCAGTGCGGGTGTTATTTGAAATGACCCAAGGTGCGCATCTGTTTTTGAACCCAAAATCAGAGCATGGTAAAGAGTTTTGGCCGCAAGAAGTGGCGATGCTGCTGGAAAATGGCGGTTTAGCCCAATCAGCCGAAATGGTGGTGGATAAAGAGAGCCAAATTCTGTTGGGGCAGCCGGAAGAATATCCCGCAGCAATGGTGGATGCCCTGATCCAGCTGTTTAGCCAGCGTAAACCAGTGCGGCGTGCTTTTTTGGCACTGATGCATGATAAGAGTGTGGATGATAAACCTAACTTATTGGTTGGGCTGGAAGTGGATGGCACAGATGATGAGATTGACCAATTGATTCAAGAGGCCGGTAATGTTGCCAGTGACTATGCACCGGATGATGGCCCGGTAGATTTTTGCGTGGTGAATGAGAAAGAGCGGGGGGTAAGCCATTACCTGATGACGCATACCCAAGCATTTTACCAGCGCAGATGGGGCAGTTGGCTGAGGAATATTATTCCTTCGACCAGCCATTAA